In the Tamandua tetradactyla isolate mTamTet1 chromosome 8, mTamTet1.pri, whole genome shotgun sequence genome, CAGCAGCTAAGAGACACAAACTGCCAGGAAATGAGCTGGAGCTAGTGAGGAGTCCATGGTATTGGCAATGGTGTAGAGGAGGATCACTGCTTGACCTTTACTTTCACTCTATAACATAACTTCTGCCAGAGCAGAAGCCTAAATGTGGGAGGGGTAGTTGGAGTAAAAGGAAAAAGGTCAAGGTGATAAATGCTGAGTCCACCTAGAACTTAAAACCAGACTCCTTTCTAGAACCAAGGTCTTTTGGCTTCTTGAAATTAAGGCTAATTTAGATTACTGGTCAGGGGGCTCTGATTTAGACTCTGTGAAGAGGCAGGCAATAAGGTCTTCCCACAATCAGGCAACTTTAAACAATCTTGTGTAAAAGCACAGTGGTGGGTTCTCTTAAATACTTTACTAGGGTCCATAATAGTTGTGGAGCTCCCCGAAAGCTATCTGATATCTACAGGCACTTAAATACACAACGGCACAAAAATCATCTCTATAAGGAATACTTAGCCACTTCAATACATTCTACAGGAACATTCTCAGAAGTTGGTGGACTAAAGCAACCTACTTAACCAAAGTCATGATATAACCACTATGACttcaatttggtggttcctcaaataCCCCAATGATTTCCCAAGTATAAAGAAATTCTGTCTCAGGAAATCAACTTTGTTGTTTAATTGAACTAAACCAGAGGGTGTTCAAAGCTGAAAATTTCCAGTCCACAAGCTTCTGTCACGACCAATGAGATGCCACATTGGTTGACTGGTTGAGTCATTCTTAATTTTTGTGTTGGTAATTGTGTGTTGTGTGCTTCTCCTTATCATAACAGAAATCATATGCAGAGCTGTAGAGTTCACCCTGAATTGAACAGACAAAAAGGCATATATAACAGCACTGAGTAATTGGTATCCACATGGTTCTCAGCATTACAGGCTCTGGAGAAGATGCAATTTCATGGCCTCAAGGAAATATGTATGTAGGCAGGCAGAATGAAACAATAAGTATTATTCAATAGACAACATGTTTCCACTAAGTTATATTTAGGGTTTAACTTGTCCCTGAATATCCTTAATAACACCCGGGGTTGGCGGTGGGGAGAGGAAAGGGGTAAATGAGAACTTAAGTTTTCCAAGGATTATGGTTCAAAGTCTTGTTCAAAGTCTTCGAAATCTACTGGAAGTCCAATAAAATGAGAACTCTTCTCTCCGGCACCAGCACAAGGTGGTAGTGATTCTCAAGTTTACTATATTACATATAACACTATAAAATTAAGACTGAAGTTTTAAGGAAAATCCTTATTTTAGGAGAAGGAACATTTGAGCTTTAGTACTCCAACTCTGGGCTTTTTGACAATAAAACACACTGAACCAAAAGcccacaaaaagcacaaaaaagagGTATACTAATTGACAAAATAGTTGTAACATACCAAAGGCACATCTAATATAACATTTCTGAAAGAGCACGGAGCATGTAGATTCCAAAGAAAAAGCTGTCTCTTGATATTTGCTAACAGGAAGAAATGGTGAGTGACTGCTTTAAAAACATTCACTGGTGAATACCACATCTTTcccattttgctgttgttgtttatgTGTAATTATTGAGAGCAGGGCGAGGAAAGGCACTGCTTTCTCCATATAGTTTTTCTGGACTACTGAGGGGATGCTATACCCCTGCATCGGTACTGCGTGGTTGAAAGCCCTCCTTCCTATGGTTACCCATATCGAAGCGGGTAGAGACCTCACAACGTACTAGTAAAGTATCATCTTTAATGAAGGTTCTTTGTTTTAGGGCATCCAGATGCATAAAAGTCACATAGCCAAAACCTTTAGGGTTCCGTGGGATTGTGGGTCGCTGGAAGGCAAGCAGCTCTGGTTTGGAATCCATTATCTCTTCATGGTTTTGCCTTAGAGGTGCTTCAGACTGATCAAGAATTGCAAGGCGTATTGTACCCTGGAAGGGCCAAGGGAGATGGCTATCATAATCGCCTTGCATTGTGTGGACAAAGAGGGATATATAGTTTGCACAGCGTGGAGCAGCTGGTAACTGAAGATGCAGCCGCATGCACAGTTTATAGCCAGGTTTGCCAGTGTAGAATCCAGGGCTATGAATGACAAcaggtttttcttcttcttgagaTTTCAAGTGCATCCCAAAGTTGCCAATCTTCCAGATATAAATCCCATTGCACTGCTGGGCTTCAATTTCAGCTACTTTGTCCTCAAGGGTTCGAATAGTTCGTTTGAGCTCACCTACATACATGCTCTGAGTTTCCATTTTAGCAGTGAGCTCCCGGATTTGGTGGTCTTGTCTTACAAGGCGACCCTCTAACTGCTGAATGGTTTCTTGGAAATTATGGACCTCTGGGTAACACCCAGAGGGAACCCGAGATGGAGAGGCAGAATCATATGGAAGCATATCATGTTGAGGTATGGGATTTAAAGCCAGGTTTAGATTCTGAAGAGCCTGAGCCAACATTCTCATGTGCGACTGGGTATTCTCCTGTAGATGGCGTGCCAAGTGATTCCTCTGCATCTAAAAATCAAGCATAAGCCTTAGGTTGGGAATAGATAATGTCAGGACTAGGAAAGGGAACTAACCTGGCCaactaaaagtttttaaaataatatcacaCTTGCCTCAATCTCCTATACCCTTTCCTTGCACCCTTATGAGCTTCTCAATCCATTGAGATGAACATGCCTCTTAATTCACTGAAAAACTGAGAATATCTGAATAATATCCTGTTTCCACATAGATAAACTTCTCTCACCCAAAAAGGTATCCATAGCTACACCCTTACTAGTCCTTTAATGGCATCCACCCCTTCTTAACACCTTATAGATTTGCTCAGTTATCTCCTTTCTCCTTTATCTTCAAAACGTTCTTTCCACTTAActctttccttttgaatataATTGCTAAAATCtttctcataaaaaaagaaaaaaaggtaaattcaTCGATCCTGGAATTCCTGCTAGTTAACCCcattttctccctcctccttaTATAACTAAGTTCACCTGCACTGTCTCCAATTcttaatttattatataaatcgACTGCAAACTGGAATCTTTTCTGCCTCCATATTCTAACTTTACAAAAATATCCTAATTGTCATATGAAAAGTAATCATGATATAGCAACTTTTATTGCAAAACAATTCATGTACATTATGTACATTATAATGTAAACAACAATTCATGTacattataaaaacagaaaatagagatgatcaaaaggaaaataagggttgggcacagtggctcagtggcagagttctcgcctgccatgccggagacccgggttcacttcccagtgcctgttcatgttaaaaataaataaataaataagtgaccTATTACTTCACCTAACTACATTAACATTTTGGGAcatttctttcaagtttttttttcaagGCGCAAACACAgaacatatttttccaaaatgtaatCATACTCTATACcattttgctctttattttttaaaattattaaatgcaGCCTTATTGTAAAAGTCAGATAACAAAAACGTAATGGAAAAAGTGAAATGTAACCATACCCTCCAAAAGAACAACTTAAATAATGACCTATCTCAGACATTTGACTATGATCTTCAAGACCCATTATGAATCTTAAAACTGATTTTGGAGACAATAATACTTTCTCCTTGCTTGGTTCTGTTTCTAATAGAACAAAGACTCACTCTGTATGATCTCAATCACAGCTTCGATGATCATCATGAATTAATGACTTCCACAAATCATATTCTGAGTCCCAATTTCTCTTTGGATCTTAAGACCACATATACAACATGTCAGCCATGTCTACCTGGATGCTCCACATCCAGCTGGGTAAGTTTACCCTGTAACTCAACACCATCCAACTGgagctcacttttttttttgcctaccaCCTTCAACTAGTTCTTTCAGTGTCCCCACTTTCTGCTGAGTGGCCCTTCTATCCATCCAATGATTCAGGACAGAAACCAAGAGTCATTCTATACTCCTGTGTCTCCTTCATACAACCATATCTATTTAGTCACAAAGTCAACAGATATTCCCTCCTAAATATGTATTGACTCGCAGATCTCTATTTTCACTTTCATCACCATAATTCATGTTCTCTTCATTTTGGTCCTTGGTATCACAACAAGCTCAGTTTTGAATCCAAATCTTCCTCACTGCTACCagggtaaataaaataaaacaaactactTGTAGTTTCCCAAATCATCATGCTCTCTGTTTGTCTTCTTGGACAACTCTACTTCCATCTGTCAAGATTTAGGCCAAATATCACATCAAGTCTGCCTGCCTACTTTAGGCGCTCATAGCTGACTGCTAACTGTgcctctgcttttttaaaaaataatatttattataacttAAAGTTTTCATCAAAACCAGTATAGTTAATCAGGCTTTTAACCTGTACTAAAGTATTAACCCATTACTAAAAAATACAACATCTACTTAGAGCCCAAGAAAACTatttgcagaaatatttttttctaaaagtgttATGGACTTAGCTCTactatttagttctttgatccattttgagttaatttttgtattgggtgtgagatatggatcttctttcattcttttgcatctcGATATCCAGTTTtgcaagcaccatttattaaagaggctgttctgtcccaggtgggttggcttgactgccttatcaaagatgaattgtCCATGGATAAGagtgtctatatctgaatactctgttccattggtcagtatacctGACTTGATGCCAGTACCCtcctatagcttcataatatgcttagAAGCCAGGTGGTGTGAAACctcacacttcatttttctcaagatatttttagctgttggAGCaccctttccttccaaataaatttggttaattGGCTtctctatttttgcaaagtaagttgttgggattttcattggtattgcattgaatctataagtcagtttcaatagaattgacatcttaactatatttagtcttgtaATTCATGAAcaagtatgcccttccatttatttaggtctttcataatttcttttagcagtgtctTTTTCTGTATAGGTCTTTGGAAAATGTCAATAGTGTATTTTAACTACCAAAAACATTTAATTGGCTATTTAATGacattttatttgcttatattttgagAATCTTAATgataaacaattttcaaaaatcGGCTGAAAATACATAGTTTCTTAATAGAAGATACTGACTACAGATTTTAACAGTTTACCCATTCGTCAAAATATATGAATTTTGAGAATATCGGTCATTAATAACACATGACAACAGAACTGATGTTGCTATAATTATAGTAGGAGTTAGATTAGTCAGCAAAACAGTAGGAAGTAAATACTactatgaaaaagtaaaaataaatggtttACTAAAAGCAGTATACCCTTTGTGACAGACAGCAAATCCTAAGAGGTTTAAAGGAAAATTCAAAGCTATTATTAGTCTAGTAAGAggatatatcatatatattaccATTAAATCATTATCTTTTAAGAGAACAACATGTCTGACAAGCCTTAAAATACTTTTGTACTTTTGAAAGAAGTTTGGAACATCAAAAAGTTTGGACCACTCTGCTTTACTCAGCAAAATTTCATCTGTGATAGCAAGATCTTGTTTAAACTCCTCAACTACGACCAGCCGCACTGAAACAGACACACTGTACAAGGAATTCTGCTGTAGGTATGCTTGTGTAATTGTAGGCTCCAGATGTTATctatccaagaaaaagaaataaaggcatccaaattgagaggaagaagtaaaattctcactgcagatgatatgacactatatgttggaaatcctgaaaaatctacagcaaagctactagagctaataaataagtacagcacagtggcaggatacaagatcaactccccaaaatcagtagtgctaCTATATATTAgtatgagcaatctgaggaaattaattaaaaaattccatttacaataccaactaaaagaatcaaatatttaagaataaatttaaggatacaaaagacctatacagaaaaagacactgctaaaagaaattatggaagacctaaataaatggaagggcatacttgTTCATGGATtacaagactaaatattgttaagatgtcaattctattgaaactgacttatagattcaatgcaataccaatgaaaatcccaacaacttactttgcaaaaatagagaAGCCaattaaccaaatttatttggaagtgaaaGGTGCTccaacagctaaaaatatcttgagaaaaatgaagtgtgagGTTTCACACCACCTGGCTTctaagcatattatgaagctataggaGGGTACTGGCATCAAGTCaggtatactgaccaatggaacagagtattcagatatagacactCTTATCCATGGacaattcatctttgataaggcagtcaagccaacccacctgggacagaacagcctctttaataaatggtgcttgcaAAACTGGATATTGAGatgctaaagaatgaaagaggatccatatctcacacccaacacaaaaattaactcgaaatggatcaaagaactaaatagtAGAGCTAAGTCCATaacacttttagaaaaaaatgcagggaaatatcttttaaaacttgttttaggaggcagtttcctagatcttatacccaaagcaagagaagtgaagaaagaaatagataaacaagAATTCCTCAAGAtgaaacacttctgtgcatcaaagaactttgtcaagaaagtaaaaaggcagcctaaatgggagacaatatttggagaccatatatcagataaaggtttagtattcagaatatataaagagattcttcaactcaacaacaaaaagacaaccccattaaaaaatgggcaaaagacattcctcttctctgaagaggaaacataaatgactaaaaggcacatgaaaaaatgctcaattgACCGGCcattagggaaaagaaaatcaaaaccacaatgagatatcatctcacacccaccagaatagccattataaaaaaaaacaaacagaaaacgacaagtgctggagaggctgtagagaaagaggcgcacttacccactgttggtgggaatgtaaagtggtacaaccactctggaaagcagtctggtggttcttcaggaagctaattatagaattgccatttgatccagcaatcccattactaggtatatattcagaggacatgagggcaaggacacaattggacatttgcacaacaatgttgaCAGCAACATTATGCATGactgccaggagatggaaacagtccaaatgtctatcagcagatgagtggctaaacaagccataagttatacatatgatggaatattatgcagctgtaagacagaataaagtcaggaagcatgtaacaacatggataaaccttgaggacattacgctgagtgaaattagtcagaaacaaaaggacaaatactgtatggtctcattaataccaactaacattaatgagtgaacttagaGAACTGAAGCTAGAACAAAGGTTAACAGGATAGAAACAAGGTAGAgtttgggcatttggtgctgaaggaatacagattgtacaacaggactgattgtaaaaattcagaaatggatagcacaatactacctgattgtagcacaataatatatgtactgaatgaagctgaatgtgagtatgataaagggagaagggctgggggcacgtatgaaagcagaaggaaagacagaggataaagactgagatggtataatttaggaatgcctagggtggacaacgatggtgactaaatgtacaaataaaaaaaagtgtttacatgagggagaacaaatgaatgtccatattgcagggtgttgaaaatagatggtatatgggaaaaagcacAATCAAGTaaaactagggtctataatcaacagCAATACCgtaatatactttcactgaaCATAATAAAGACAGTATGCTGAAACTAAATGCCAACAGGAGCAGGATCATGGGGAAGAGGTATGGATTTTttgtgggagaaaaggaaatgtcttcagatagattatggtggcgaaggcatgtctatacacacttaggttagattgtatgatgtgtgaacaaaactgtttaagaatgaacagagagaagtaaatgctagagaaaatgcagagaaagagatgtacctattcactgtcagtagggaaactgagagttgcagccccttggagggcagtgtggtggttccataggtgGCTAGGGGTGTGGTTGcaatatgatcctgaaaccccattgctcagtatatacctagaggaacaGAGTGTGGGGACACAATTTGTACACTAGTgtctatggcagcagtgttcacaataCACAacggatggagatggcctaagggtacaataacaggaatggaagggagatctttagtgtatacatacaacggactactgagcagtcgcaggaaggaatgaagctgtgatgcatgcaactagggaatgaattttaaagactgtatgttaaatgaaatgtcagaaacaaaaagacaagtattatcatgcatcactcatgtggactaagtataatataaaaactcggtgaattgaagttgaaagcatgggttatcaggttggggtctactGAAAAGAGtcctagagtgtaagcttttacagcagaaacatatattcaggagttgtaactgttatttctaaattctgagatactgacctgtttgtttataacctggtcattcccagaaactctgggtatttatgtgacacctgtgactcagagctagagctctgaagctatgaaaggtAGCAGTACTCCATAcgggaactgtttaaaaaattgaaaaagggatctgacttcgaGTTCATATGAGTGAAGCTGACCTGGACAGGACTAAGATATAtcagaatataggttacaggatgatttcatacatattttaaaacttcaatttctgtgagactaaagggagagatatttgtttggtacaaaatttatattctggggagtgcatttcctaacttaacttgtatgggcagtttagttgaacaccataagtatatggaatcttaaatagggtgtgagactttgttggtctgtccaggttagaatgatgccctgatacatcccacagtaatttagacagtgaataaagaagcatttgcaaggtcccctcggggcactggggagaaggaggaaatattcaactgccccatttggagaatttctgatattctcacaagcagtggagacaagcAAATTAACAGGCCCAGcactcgatcttggggttcgaccctatgaagtttattcctgtAAAGAAcaggctaaggctacttaaaattatgcctaagagtcacctccagagaacctcttttattgctcagacgtggcctctctctctaagccaatgcagcaagcgaactcactgccctctgccattttgtgggacatgactcccaggggtgttgtctccctggcaacggaggacagaaatcccagaatgagccaggacctggcctcaagggattgagaaagcgtTCTTGacgaaaaggcagaagagagaaatgagaaaaaataaattgtcagtggctgagagatttcaaacagagctgagagcttttcctggaggttattcatatgcattatatagatacccctttttagtttatggtatattggagtgactaTAGGGTAGTACCggaaaactgttgagctgtgttccaacagccttgattcttaaagatgagtGTAAAAAGATAacacttttacaatgtgactgtgtgattgtgaaaaccttgtgtctaatgttccttttatctagggtatg is a window encoding:
- the TRAF6 gene encoding TNF receptor-associated factor 6, which encodes MSLLNCENSCGSSQLDSDCCAAMASSCSAAAKDDSVSGTGSTGNLSSSFMEEIQGYDVEFDPPLESKYECPICLMALREAVQTPCGHRFCKACIIKSIRDAGHKCPVDNEILLENQLFPDNFAKREILSLMVKCPNEGCLHKMELRHLEEHQAHCEFALMDCPQCQHPFQKCQLNIHILKECPRRQVSCVNCAISMAFEDKEIHDQSCPLANVICEYCNTILIREQMPNHYDLDCPTAPIPCTFSTFGCHEKMQRNHLARHLQENTQSHMRMLAQALQNLNLALNPIPQHDMLPYDSASPSRVPSGCYPEVHNFQETIQQLEGRLVRQDHQIRELTAKMETQSMYVGELKRTIRTLEDKVAEIEAQQCNGIYIWKIGNFGMHLKSQEEEKPVVIHSPGFYTGKPGYKLCMRLHLQLPAAPRCANYISLFVHTMQGDYDSHLPWPFQGTIRLAILDQSEAPLRQNHEEIMDSKPELLAFQRPTIPRNPKGFGYVTFMHLDALKQRTFIKDDTLLVRCEVSTRFDMGNHRKEGFQPRSTDAGV